One part of the Nocardioides zeae genome encodes these proteins:
- a CDS encoding prephenate dehydrogenase, with the protein MPDEPAGREPHPSAPRAGAPTTGPVLVVGVGLIGTSVALGLAAAGHDVLLRDRVPENVRTASGLGAGRAATEADDAEVALVVVAVPPDLVGSVVSEALLRHPRAVVTDVGSVKEAPLREVLAGPAGAHAERYVGSHPMAGSERSGPLAASASLFEGRPWAVTPHPRSEPDAVELVESVVRLCGATPVWLTPEEHDRAVARTSHVPHLASGLVAGLLDGAPEQHLTLSGQGLRDVTRIAAGAPGLYGQIVAGNAEAVVELLGEMRQQLDVLIATVASGDRAGLEEILQRGVRGTRAIPAKHGGPPRPMRSVWVSVPDHQGELARLFGDAVASGVNIEDIRIDHDPGRPVGLVELVVEEVRAEHLLTSLEERGWVTHR; encoded by the coding sequence GTGCCCGATGAGCCCGCCGGTCGAGAGCCGCACCCCAGCGCCCCCCGGGCCGGAGCCCCGACCACGGGCCCGGTCCTCGTCGTCGGCGTCGGCCTGATCGGGACGTCCGTGGCCCTCGGCCTCGCCGCGGCCGGCCACGACGTGCTGCTGCGGGACCGCGTCCCGGAGAACGTCCGCACGGCCTCCGGGCTCGGCGCGGGACGAGCGGCGACCGAGGCCGACGACGCGGAGGTCGCGCTCGTCGTGGTGGCCGTGCCCCCGGACCTCGTCGGCAGCGTCGTCTCCGAGGCCCTGCTGCGGCACCCGCGCGCGGTGGTCACCGACGTCGGCTCGGTCAAGGAGGCGCCGCTGCGCGAGGTCCTCGCGGGGCCGGCCGGTGCGCACGCGGAGCGGTACGTCGGCTCGCACCCCATGGCGGGCAGCGAGCGCTCGGGCCCGCTGGCCGCCTCGGCCTCGCTGTTCGAGGGACGGCCCTGGGCCGTCACGCCGCACCCCCGGTCCGAGCCGGACGCGGTCGAGCTCGTCGAGTCCGTCGTGCGGCTGTGCGGGGCGACCCCCGTGTGGCTGACGCCCGAGGAGCACGACCGCGCGGTCGCGCGGACGTCGCACGTGCCGCACCTGGCGTCGGGGCTCGTCGCCGGGCTGCTCGACGGTGCGCCCGAGCAGCACCTGACGCTCTCGGGTCAGGGGCTGCGCGACGTGACGCGCATCGCGGCCGGTGCGCCGGGGCTCTACGGACAGATCGTCGCGGGCAACGCGGAGGCCGTCGTCGAGCTCCTCGGCGAGATGCGCCAGCAGCTCGACGTGCTCATCGCCACCGTCGCCTCCGGCGACCGGGCCGGTCTCGAGGAGATCCTGCAGCGGGGCGTGCGGGGCACGCGGGCGATCCCGGCCAAGCACGGCGGGCCGCCGCGCCCGATGCGCTCGGTGTGGGTCTCGGTGCCCGACCACCAGGGCGAGCTCGCGCGCCTCTTCGGCGACGCCGTGGCCAGCGGCGTCAACATCGAGGACATCCGGATCGACCACGACCCGGGCCGCCCCGTCGGCCTCGTGGAGCTCGTGGTCGAGGAGGTCCGCGCGGAGCACCTGCTGACGTCGCTGGAGGAGCGGGGCTGGGTCACGCACCGGTAG
- a CDS encoding pseudouridine synthase: protein MTIETDDEGLIRLQKLLAQSGVASRRKCEELMLDGLVTVDGEVVTRLGTKVDPRTAVIRVDGQRLPPISPHVYLVLNKPLGVVSTMSDPEGRRNLGDLVADRPERLFHVGRLDTDTSGLILLTNDGDFAHRMAHPSFEVDKTYVAEVEGQVGRETLQELRDGVTLDDGPVTVRSVKIVEKGAGGATGRTIVELVIHEGRNRIVRRLLQHVGHPVRRLTRTKIGPVELRGLRGGGLRDLTREELGALLDRAQL, encoded by the coding sequence ATGACGATCGAGACCGACGACGAGGGCCTCATCCGCCTGCAGAAGCTGCTCGCGCAGTCGGGCGTGGCCTCGCGCCGCAAGTGCGAGGAGCTGATGCTGGACGGTCTCGTCACCGTCGACGGCGAGGTCGTCACGCGCCTGGGCACCAAGGTCGACCCGCGCACGGCGGTGATCCGCGTCGACGGTCAGCGGCTGCCGCCGATCTCGCCCCACGTCTACCTCGTGCTCAACAAGCCCCTGGGCGTGGTGTCGACGATGAGCGACCCCGAGGGCCGGCGGAACCTGGGCGACCTCGTGGCCGACCGACCCGAGCGGCTCTTCCACGTCGGACGGCTCGACACGGACACCTCGGGACTCATCCTGCTGACGAACGACGGCGACTTCGCGCACCGCATGGCGCACCCGTCGTTCGAGGTGGACAAGACGTACGTCGCCGAGGTCGAGGGCCAGGTGGGCCGCGAGACCCTGCAGGAGCTGCGCGACGGTGTCACCCTGGACGACGGTCCGGTGACGGTCCGGTCCGTGAAGATCGTCGAGAAGGGCGCGGGCGGGGCGACGGGTCGCACCATCGTCGAGCTCGTCATCCACGAGGGCCGCAACCGGATCGTGCGTCGCCTCCTGCAGCACGTCGGCCACCCGGTGCGACGGCTGACCCGCACGAAGATCGGCCCCGTCGAGCTGCGCGGGCTGCGGGGCGGCGGGCTGCGGGACCTCACGCGCGAGGAGCTCGGCGCGCTCCTCGACCGCGCCCAGCTCTGA
- the scpB gene encoding SMC-Scp complex subunit ScpB, translated as MSDTEGPDPETPAETPAETPAETPAAVPAAELRPSLEALLMVADQPLPAVVLASAVGRGTAEVEAALRALEAEYAADGRGFELRNVAGGWRYYTREAHAAVVERFVLEGQSSRLTQAALETLAIVAYQQPVSRARISAVRGVNVDGVMRTLLARGLVAESGQDPVTGAHLYRTTSYFLERIGITSLEDLPELAPYLPGLDEMEEPPA; from the coding sequence GTGAGCGACACCGAGGGACCGGACCCCGAGACCCCCGCCGAGACCCCCGCCGAGACCCCCGCCGAGACACCCGCGGCGGTGCCCGCGGCCGAGCTGCGGCCCAGCCTCGAGGCCCTCCTCATGGTGGCCGACCAGCCGCTGCCCGCGGTCGTCCTGGCCTCCGCCGTCGGGCGGGGCACGGCCGAGGTGGAGGCGGCGCTGCGCGCCCTGGAGGCGGAGTACGCCGCCGACGGCCGCGGCTTCGAGCTGCGGAACGTCGCGGGCGGCTGGCGCTACTACACGCGCGAGGCCCACGCGGCGGTCGTGGAGCGCTTCGTGCTCGAGGGGCAGTCGTCGCGCCTGACGCAGGCCGCCCTCGAGACGCTGGCGATCGTCGCCTACCAGCAGCCGGTGTCGCGAGCGCGCATCTCGGCGGTGCGGGGCGTCAACGTGGACGGCGTCATGCGCACCCTGCTCGCCCGCGGACTGGTGGCGGAGTCGGGCCAGGACCCGGTGACCGGCGCCCACCTCTACCGCACGACGTCCTACTTCCTGGAGCGCATCGGCATCACGAGCCTCGAGGACCTGCCCGAGCTGGCGCCCTACCTGCCCGGGCTCGACGAGATGGAGGAACCCCCGGCATGA